In Chryseobacterium shigense, the following proteins share a genomic window:
- a CDS encoding type VI secretion system baseplate subunit TssG has protein sequence MYYNKLQTDFKAEAVAVNLLKYHRAVSNIFIERIGINDRAYLKDIKSISSSYLGFDEEVFTIETYREGIYDYLPEGLFHPPSLGASRKNVDSVVREIRKQKRVEEDARKFFKPFELEVFFTEISSLLKESEFDISSGTDTLLDTVSELWPLIKLLDKQNAYIFIYLLPFFHQIRGDKKWFERCMTAFLQVPVEVTFAPNVIDRIERNDDSMLLGNSKLGVTYIPSGKHMDGQRNWVVNIGPIPYTEMKRYISGSPFRKVLQALYDYFLPVTVDVEENFVTEKEEYSFSLEDDDRNASRLGYSTFL, from the coding sequence ATGTATTACAATAAACTGCAGACCGACTTCAAAGCTGAAGCCGTGGCGGTCAATCTTTTGAAATATCATCGTGCGGTAAGCAATATATTTATAGAAAGAATCGGGATTAATGACCGTGCTTATCTTAAAGATATCAAAAGTATTTCGAGCAGTTATTTGGGATTTGATGAGGAAGTTTTTACCATAGAGACTTACAGGGAAGGTATTTATGATTATCTGCCGGAAGGGCTTTTCCATCCGCCATCCTTAGGAGCTTCCCGAAAAAATGTGGATTCAGTGGTACGTGAAATCCGTAAACAGAAAAGAGTAGAAGAGGACGCCCGGAAATTTTTCAAGCCTTTTGAACTGGAAGTTTTTTTTACAGAAATCAGTTCCCTGCTTAAAGAATCAGAGTTTGATATTTCAAGTGGTACGGACACACTTTTGGATACCGTAAGTGAACTTTGGCCGCTGATAAAACTGCTGGATAAGCAGAATGCTTATATTTTCATTTACCTGTTACCCTTTTTTCATCAGATCAGGGGAGATAAAAAATGGTTTGAAAGATGTATGACGGCTTTTCTTCAGGTTCCGGTAGAAGTTACTTTTGCCCCGAATGTTATCGACAGGATAGAGAGAAATGACGATTCAATGTTACTGGGGAATTCTAAACTGGGAGTTACCTATATTCCAAGCGGAAAACATATGGACGGACAGCGGAACTGGGTAGTGAATATAGGCCCGATTCCTTATACTGAAATGAAAAGGTATATTTCCGGAAGCCCGTTCAGAAAGGTTCTTCAGGCTTTATATGATTATTTTCTTCCGGTAACGGTAGATGTGGAGGAAAACTTCGTTACGGAAAAGGAAGAATATTCGTTCAGTCTTGAAGATGATGACAGAAATGCCAGCCGGCTGGGATATTCTACATTTCTCTAA
- a CDS encoding aminotransferase class V-fold PLP-dependent enzyme — translation MDLNIIRQNTIGCADKIFLNSAGGSLMPSTVVKAMTDHILLEQQYGAYEAADKNEKHVNRFYEEAAKIINARPENIAFTVSSTDAYAKALSSIEFKDGDVIITTNDDYISNQMAFFSLQKKRGVKLIRVKNLPDHELDLEDLENIIRKYNPKLVAVTHIPTNSGLIQNVEGVGKICRQYDVLFLVDACQSVGQMAVDVEKIGCDFLTATGRKFMRGPRGTGFLYVSDRVLERNMVPVFLDMNGAQWTDFDDYTLLKTAKRFELWETSISSLLGFTEALKYANEIGLENIENYNRKLAEDLRQRLQNNGLKVLDQGQNLCSIVTFVPQDGNIENIYKILKENNVYFSVSNKSNALIDFTLKGLDRAIRLSPHYFNTNEEIARVLEILE, via the coding sequence ATGGATCTAAATATCATAAGACAAAATACAATTGGTTGTGCGGATAAAATATTTTTAAACAGCGCAGGAGGATCACTGATGCCTTCGACCGTGGTTAAAGCAATGACGGATCACATTCTTTTGGAACAGCAATACGGAGCCTATGAAGCTGCGGACAAAAATGAGAAACACGTTAACAGGTTTTATGAGGAAGCAGCCAAAATAATCAACGCAAGGCCTGAAAATATTGCCTTTACGGTAAGTTCTACTGATGCTTATGCCAAAGCTTTGTCCAGCATTGAATTCAAAGACGGGGATGTCATCATTACTACCAACGATGATTATATCTCGAACCAGATGGCTTTTTTTTCACTGCAGAAAAAGAGGGGAGTTAAGCTGATCAGGGTTAAAAATCTTCCTGATCATGAGCTGGATCTTGAAGATCTTGAAAATATAATCAGAAAATATAATCCGAAGCTTGTTGCTGTTACTCATATTCCTACCAATTCCGGTTTAATTCAGAATGTGGAAGGAGTTGGAAAGATCTGCCGTCAATATGATGTATTATTTCTTGTTGATGCCTGTCAGTCTGTTGGTCAGATGGCTGTAGATGTTGAGAAAATAGGCTGTGATTTTCTTACTGCTACGGGTAGGAAATTTATGCGCGGTCCAAGAGGAACTGGGTTCTTATATGTTTCAGACAGGGTTTTAGAAAGAAATATGGTTCCTGTATTTCTGGATATGAACGGTGCGCAATGGACGGATTTTGATGATTATACATTACTGAAAACTGCTAAAAGATTTGAGCTGTGGGAAACTTCAATCAGCTCGCTTCTTGGATTTACGGAAGCCTTGAAATATGCGAATGAAATTGGCTTGGAGAATATTGAAAATTATAATAGAAAACTTGCAGAAGATTTGAGACAACGCCTGCAAAACAATGGCTTAAAGGTATTGGATCAAGGACAGAATTTATGCAGTATTGTAACTTTTGTTCCCCAGGACGGTAATATTGAAAATATTTACAAAATACTGAAAGAAAACAACGTATATTTTTCAGTAAGCAATAAAAGTAATGCTTTGATTGATTTTACATTGAAAGGTCTGGATAGGGCTATCCGTTTGTCGCCACACTATTTCAATACTAATGAGGAAATCGCAAGGGTTTTGGAAATATTGGAATGA
- a CDS encoding RNA polymerase sigma factor RpoD/SigA has product MRQLKITKQVTNRETASLDKYLQEIGKVELITADEEVELAQRIRAGDRAALEKLIKANLRFVVSVSKQYQNQGLSLPDLINEGNLGLMKAAKRYDETRGFKFISYAVWWIRQSILQALAEQSRIVRLPLNKIGSINKINKAYAHLEQENERPPSPEELAEVLDMSEEDIKESMKNSGRHLSMDAPLVEGEDSNLYDVLRSGESPSPDKDLMLESLQIEIERALNTLTPREADLVRLYFGLNGKHPMTLEEIGETFDLTRERVRQIKEKAIKRLKHNTRSKILKSYLGK; this is encoded by the coding sequence ATGAGACAATTAAAAATCACTAAGCAGGTTACCAACAGGGAAACCGCTTCATTAGACAAGTATTTGCAGGAAATTGGTAAAGTGGAACTGATTACTGCGGACGAAGAAGTAGAATTGGCACAAAGAATACGTGCAGGCGACAGAGCAGCACTGGAGAAATTAATCAAAGCCAACCTTCGTTTCGTAGTTTCCGTATCCAAACAGTACCAAAACCAAGGTCTTTCTTTACCCGATTTAATTAATGAAGGTAATTTAGGACTGATGAAAGCAGCAAAAAGGTACGATGAAACTAGAGGTTTCAAATTTATCTCTTATGCGGTATGGTGGATCCGTCAGTCAATTTTACAGGCTTTAGCTGAACAGTCCAGAATTGTAAGGCTTCCGCTGAATAAAATCGGTTCCATCAACAAAATCAATAAGGCATACGCTCACCTTGAACAGGAAAACGAAAGACCACCTTCTCCGGAAGAACTGGCTGAAGTTCTTGACATGAGCGAGGAAGATATTAAAGAATCTATGAAAAACTCCGGAAGACACCTGTCTATGGATGCGCCTTTAGTAGAAGGTGAAGATTCTAATCTTTATGATGTATTGCGTTCAGGAGAATCTCCGAGTCCGGATAAAGACCTGATGCTTGAATCTCTTCAGATTGAGATTGAAAGAGCATTGAATACTTTAACTCCAAGAGAGGCCGACTTAGTAAGATTGTACTTCGGACTGAACGGAAAACACCCAATGACTTTAGAAGAAATCGGTGAAACTTTCGATCTTACAAGAGAGAGAGTTCGTCAGATCAAAGAAAAAGCAATTAAGAGACTAAAACATAATACCAGAAGCAAGATTCTTAAATCTTATTTAGGTAAATAA
- a CDS encoding TssN family type VI secretion system protein yields MEISSVKGIFLRYILMPLIAIIMMIILGIIRRNKPAIKIKVIIIYVLLCSLCLALPGIFGFAGNLFNPYWYLIAQVIYLIFGIIHVNLLHRYFRKHIDSVGMSILFESILSLTCIAFGGYLFTLIFNWISKGAGYSVMAATSMVIFLVPMVFYYCYVQFISIPFDIYKTWRYSPDQKLPDFEGADFDRLMVLNVELSKNLEDANRFRIKAKTLPTGVTFGDWFYRVVDDYNHKNPNSIIHLSDIEKEPYYWIFYTKKSFFSFRKYIDFDQDISMNGISENEVVICKRVIQHEEEGVLKKS; encoded by the coding sequence ATGGAAATTTCTTCAGTAAAAGGTATTTTTTTAAGGTATATTTTAATGCCTTTAATCGCAATAATTATGATGATTATTCTGGGTATTATCAGAAGAAACAAGCCTGCGATTAAAATTAAAGTCATTATTATATACGTTCTTCTGTGCAGTTTATGTTTGGCTTTGCCCGGGATCTTTGGTTTTGCAGGAAACCTTTTTAATCCGTACTGGTATCTTATAGCACAAGTTATTTATCTTATTTTTGGTATTATTCACGTTAATTTGCTACACAGATATTTCAGGAAACATATTGATTCTGTAGGAATGAGTATTCTGTTTGAATCCATTCTTTCATTAACATGTATTGCTTTTGGAGGATATCTGTTTACCCTGATCTTTAACTGGATCAGTAAAGGAGCAGGATATTCGGTTATGGCTGCTACGAGCATGGTGATTTTCCTTGTTCCGATGGTGTTTTACTATTGCTATGTTCAGTTTATAAGCATTCCTTTTGATATCTATAAAACATGGAGATACTCGCCGGACCAGAAGCTTCCGGATTTTGAAGGGGCGGATTTTGACAGATTAATGGTATTGAATGTAGAATTAAGCAAAAACCTTGAAGATGCCAACCGTTTCAGGATCAAAGCCAAAACACTTCCGACCGGGGTAACCTTCGGAGACTGGTTTTATAGAGTGGTTGACGACTACAACCATAAAAATCCAAACTCAATCATCCACCTTTCAGATATAGAAAAAGAGCCTTATTACTGGATTTTTTACACCAAAAAATCGTTTTTCAGCTTTAGAAAATATATTGATTTCGATCAGGATATCTCTATGAACGGTATTTCAGAAAATGAAGTAGTGATCTGCAAAAGAGTGATCCAGCATGAGGAAGAAGGAGTATTGAAAAAATCATAA
- a CDS encoding T9SS type A sorting domain-containing protein: MKLIKYLFLLGFFAIGKSQVLSVPQTIQEQDQWCWAAASKTVLDYYGYPKQQCEIAEYTRTTATFHNFGSTKCCISASAGCNYWNYLSGSSGSIQNILSNFGSITTSSSNSSLTLSQISTEISNKRPFVIRWGWAAGGGHFVVGHGVSGNNVYYMDPWFGEGKHISTYSWVVADGNHTWTHTLKMTKNPNRTTFKQSQAENNDAVSTSATEISPNPAKDFINIKSESEISSYTFTSLNGNTPVKDQKFEKDKNIDVSFLQSGIYIVNLKTADGENISAKFIKE; this comes from the coding sequence ATGAAACTGATCAAGTATTTATTCCTGTTAGGATTCTTTGCTATAGGCAAATCACAGGTTTTAAGTGTTCCCCAAACCATTCAGGAGCAAGACCAATGGTGTTGGGCTGCGGCTTCCAAAACCGTTTTAGATTATTACGGTTACCCTAAACAGCAATGCGAAATAGCCGAGTATACGAGAACAACCGCTACATTTCATAATTTTGGAAGCACAAAATGCTGTATAAGTGCTTCTGCAGGCTGCAATTATTGGAATTACCTTTCCGGTTCTTCAGGAAGCATACAAAACATTCTTTCCAATTTCGGAAGCATTACCACTTCTTCTTCCAATTCATCTCTTACCCTTTCCCAGATCAGTACGGAAATATCAAACAAAAGACCGTTCGTGATAAGATGGGGCTGGGCAGCAGGCGGAGGCCATTTCGTTGTAGGGCACGGGGTAAGCGGCAATAATGTTTATTATATGGACCCGTGGTTCGGCGAAGGTAAACATATCTCCACATACAGCTGGGTAGTTGCAGATGGAAACCACACCTGGACACATACCTTAAAAATGACAAAAAATCCTAACAGAACAACTTTTAAACAAAGTCAGGCAGAAAATAATGACGCGGTAAGTACTTCTGCCACAGAAATATCTCCTAATCCCGCCAAGGATTTTATCAATATTAAATCTGAATCTGAAATAAGCTCTTATACATTTACCTCATTAAACGGAAATACTCCTGTAAAAGATCAGAAGTTTGAAAAAGATAAAAATATTGATGTAAGTTTCCTGCAAAGTGGAATATATATCGTCAATTTGAAAACAGCAGATGGAGAAAACATATCCGCTAAGTTTATAAAAGAATAG
- a CDS encoding S1/P1 nuclease yields the protein MKSIYSKILILAFISSSLYSYAWGLTGHRIIAEIAENHLSGKARREIKKIMGKERLAYWANWPDFIKSDTTGVWKQASSWHYVNIDPQADFKAFGQNLKMQAGPSLYTQINTLSSQIKDEKTSEKDRKIALIFLIHIMGDLSQPLHVGRAEDLGGNKINVTYFGDKTNLHSVWDGKLVDSQKYSYTEYAGLLDIKSKEEVKQIQAGTVEDWLYDSHKIANKIYAQTPNDSKLSFDYQYKFNDTLERQLLYGGLRLAKVLNDLF from the coding sequence ATGAAAAGTATTTATTCTAAAATTCTGATTTTAGCATTCATTTCATCCTCACTTTACTCTTATGCATGGGGACTTACGGGGCACCGTATTATTGCAGAAATTGCAGAAAACCACCTGTCCGGTAAAGCAAGAAGGGAAATAAAAAAAATAATGGGTAAAGAACGCCTGGCTTACTGGGCAAACTGGCCGGACTTCATCAAATCCGATACCACCGGTGTCTGGAAGCAGGCTTCATCATGGCATTATGTAAATATTGATCCGCAGGCAGACTTTAAAGCTTTTGGCCAGAACCTGAAAATGCAGGCAGGTCCAAGTCTTTATACACAGATCAACACCTTATCCAGCCAGATCAAGGATGAAAAAACGTCTGAAAAGGACAGAAAAATTGCCCTGATTTTCCTTATTCATATTATGGGAGACCTTTCCCAGCCTCTTCACGTAGGAAGAGCGGAAGACCTTGGCGGAAACAAAATCAATGTTACTTATTTCGGGGATAAAACCAATCTTCACTCTGTATGGGACGGAAAGCTGGTAGATTCACAGAAATACAGCTATACGGAATATGCCGGTCTTTTAGATATTAAATCCAAGGAAGAAGTAAAGCAAATTCAGGCCGGAACTGTAGAAGACTGGCTGTATGATTCCCACAAGATTGCCAATAAAATCTATGCCCAGACTCCGAACGATTCAAAATTATCATTTGATTATCAGTATAAATTTAATGATACGCTGGAAAGACAGCTTCTTTACGGAGGCCTCAGACTGGCAAAAGTATTGAATGATCTTTTTTAA